In the Acidimicrobiia bacterium genome, one interval contains:
- a CDS encoding nucleoside-diphosphate kinase — protein sequence MERTLVIVKPDAVRRQLIGEIVSRIERKQLKIVGIRSMEITKELAERHYEEHKGKPFYEDLVSFITSGMSVVMVVEGREAISVVRTLMGSTDPAAAAPGTIRGDFGLEITENLIHGSDSPGSAAREIGIFFPELA from the coding sequence GTGGAGAGAACACTTGTAATTGTCAAGCCGGACGCCGTTAGGCGTCAGTTAATCGGAGAGATCGTCTCCCGTATAGAGCGAAAGCAGCTGAAAATCGTCGGTATCCGCTCAATGGAGATCACCAAAGAGCTTGCCGAGCGTCACTACGAGGAACACAAAGGGAAGCCATTCTACGAGGACTTGGTGTCTTTTATAACTTCGGGAATGTCTGTAGTGATGGTAGTCGAAGGGCGTGAGGCTATATCGGTGGTTCGCACCCTCATGGGGTCTACGGATCCGGCCGCTGCGGCCCCCGGCACCATAAGGGGCGACTTTGGGCTGGAGATCACGGAAAATCTAATCCACGGGTCGGACTCGCCGGGGTCCGCTGCACGAGAAATAGGGATCTTTTTTCCCGAATTGGCATAG